The sequence GCTTAGTGTGCACAGGTGCTATTCTGTTTGGGGGTTCAGACACCAAATGATCAATCTGAGTAAAGATGACAGATCATGaatataagagaggtagaaggaaaattgggaaaagaaatgagagtaatgcatgagaattataaaataaaagagtcaagaaattaaaaaaaaaaaagattacaatttcttaaaacaatacaattggccaaatggaaaagaaagtacaaaagcagTACCttaaagaattagaattggggggcagctaggtggtataagtGGATAGAACagcagcccagaagtcaggaggacctgagttcaaatgtgacctcagacacttaacacttcccaactgtgtgactccaggcaagtcacttaaccccaaatgcttcagaaaaaaagaattggtcaaGTGAGAGTTGATGATTCTATGAGTtgtcaaaaatcaatcaataatagGGGTATAAAACTcttatcttaccctgcaggaaaaatGGGAGGGTGATAAGATATGGTAAGAGGGCATAGGGTGATAAGAGAGAGGGCATTTTGGGGGACTGAGTGTTTAGtaccaaaatacttttgagaaaaggggcagggtgaaaggagagagaataaatgagggaaaatagagttagcaatagtaattataaaaagaatttcaaggcaaGTTTCTCTGGTAAAGTATCATCTGTCACATatatagaggaaactgagtcagatttataaaaaaataagtcattcctaaattgataaatgatcaaaagatatgatctgtgccaaagggctataaattcatgcatatcctttaacctaACAATACCACAATTTGGCATCAATATCAAAAGAgattcagacaaaaaaaaagagaaatgacaaatatatatatatatatatacatatatatatatgtatatatatatataatgttcatAGCAACtatcttctcaggacaaaaaaaaagaaatcaaggaaaatacttatcaattagggaatggctcaataaattgtggtatgtgtttatgatagaatattattgttctaagggTAATGATgggcaagaagctctcagggaaaaaaaatcaggaaaatcctccatgaattctcaagcaaagtgaaatatacagtGTACAAAGGaataacaatgttctgggatgactaactgtgaatgactttagtattctcagcagtacaatcaTTCACAACTagtctgaaggacttatgatgaaaaatcctatccatatcctgagaaggaactgattataaatgaatacagattgaagcattctctgtctctctctctctctctttctgtccctgtctctgtctctctgattctctctgtctctctctctgtgtctctctgtctctgtctctctcgctcttaaacttaatttttcttgagggtttttatttttattagagtaggatatctaatttttttcacaatttgccttttatgcaaatgttttgcataacttcacaaatGGTTTCTTAAATGTgggtggggataaaggagagaatctaaaactcaaacattttaaaaactaatgtgaaaaaattgttttgaatattactgggaaaaatattgaatacataaagcagaaaaaagggggaaaatcaatcaacaaattcaaaatgatggaaaaatagaaaatatatgataaaaaacaaatgacctggaaaatagatccaggagagatagtGTCAGAATCactagactacctgaaagccataatcaaaaggaagacTTGGATAGCTTCAttctagaaatcatcaaaagaaactACCTTGATTCCTGGACCCAGGGGACAAAATAggcattaaaagaatccaccTATCTCCTTAGACAAGAGATCCttccctccccacaaaaaaacaccaaaaaacatTATATCCAAATTTAAGAACTTTCAGTTCAAGGAAAACATACTGCAATTGGACAAAGAAACTGTCTGAATATTagggagccacaattaggattacaaaggatTTAGCAACTATAACATTAAATAATCAGAGATCACAGAACATAATCTGGAAAGCAAAAGTGCTAGGACTACAACAAAGAATTACCTACCCATAATACCccaaattaagcataatactccAAAAGGGGCAAAATTGTCATTCAAAGAAATAAGATATCAATCTTTAATAAGGGGtaaagcagaaatgaaaaataaaaccaaaaaataatgatctcttaaaaagaaaaaaagggggaaagtaaacCAGAGATTCCCTGGAGCTGAGCTGCttatatttcttcattggaagataatattcataattcttaaaaattgtatcactaatattatagctagaaggaatatacatagacagagagtATAAATGTAAGGTGAATTTGAGAGAAATGACCTAAAAtgattaagggatgagaaagaggagtatACTGGGTGAAGGAGGACAGAAGGGGTAGAATCaggcaaattatttcatatgaagaatcacaaaaaaaaattatacagtggagggaaagatgggaaggTGGTTGATGAGCACCATTTGACACTTACTCTCATCAATATTTGCTCAAAGAGTTAATAATGTACACAGTTacttggatatagaaatctatcttattgaataagaaaattgGAGGGGAGAAGATTAAACTAAAGGAGGGAGAGGacaaacagaaggaagaaaaagtggaGGGAAATCATTACTaagcatattattatattatatatacatatatgattatattaaattaaaaactttatcacaaataaaaccaatataacCAAGGCAAAAGGTAAGTAGATAACAGGGTAACAATATTTGTAGCATGTGTCTGGTAAAGGACTCATTTCTTATAAATCTAACTtagatttataagaatgcaagtcattcctcaattgataaatggtcaaaatatgaataggaatttttcaaatgaagaaatcaaagctatctgtaggcatatgaagaagtgctctattgattagagaaatgataaaataactctgaggtactatttcacatctataaaactggtcaatatgataaaaaatgttaaatattcaaGATGATGTGGGggaaattgggatactaatgtgGTATTTgtagagttgtaaattgatccaatcattttggtgagcaatttggaaatatgcaaccaaattgtgtatatcctttgatctagtagtaccactaggtctatatcccaaagagatcacaaaaaagagaaaagaacatacatgaataaaaatacttatagcaaaaCTCTTTATCATagtaaaatattggaaactgatggatgtccatcaattggggaattgctgaacaaaCCATGGAATATGAATCTAATGGAACACTACTGTgcattaagaaatgatgactaggcagatttcagaaaacctggaaagactgaactgatgcaaagtgaaataagcaaaatcaggaaaatattgtacacggTATCAGcagcattgtgtgatgatcaactatgaatgtcTTAACTtttttcagcaacacaatgatctagTACATTGGACAAAGTACAAAGGATTTGTGAAGGGAAATGCTATCCACAACCACATAAAGAACTAATGAACTTGGAATGCAGGCCAAAGCCTACTtctttcacttactttattctttttcatgtttttttaatttgttttttataactGTTACTAATATGGACATATACATGATAATATatacataacctatatcaaattatctaccattttaggaagaggggagaatgggagggaggaagaaaattttggaattcaaaatcttgtaaaagtgaatgctgaaaattgtaTTGACATAtaactggggggaaataaaataaattaaaaagtgatATAGTTTTGTATAAAGAAGAATAGAATTGTTTTGGGAGAACATTaatttgaaaaactttttaaagagttaCCAACCAATATGTTATACCACCAAGTGATTAAATACACTCCTAACACATGTATAATTCAGTTGTAATGGATTATCCATGGCATAGTAAAGGAGAAAGTTCTAAATTTCATTAAAGTGAAACTTCAGAAGTGAAACATATCTTCTCCCCAGCTCTTGTACCTCCTCCTGAAACAAGAGGGATTTAGGCTAAAAGCCTCTGctctctctttcactttccctatgttattttctctttgtgaaaattaaatgtcTTATGAATGATGAAAGAAATTCCTTTCTAGTGTTCttacaagatctttttttttcttctatgaacCCTTCAGGTGTATCAATATATGCATGAAACCATAACAGTGAATGGGTGCCCCGAGTTCCGTGCCAGGGCCACTGCAAAGGTAAGCCTTGTgctgctttaaaaatatattctaccCCAGTGATCCAGTAATTGATTGTGCGCGTGTGTGTTTCAGGTATTCTCGTGTGTACACTGTAAGAAAATTTAGACATCAGTGGCAGCCCAGAGTCTAGACCAGTACTGCTTCCCAGGTAAAACTCCTAATGGAAAATTCAACGTTTCTGCTGCTTCTATAGCTTAACAAAGGAGAATGATTTCATTGAATTCACTGAGTGTCAAGCAAATCTACTGGCTCATTGTATGAGATACTCCATGGTTTTCTGATATTGTTCTAGGACAATAGGGCCTGTTCAGTGCATGGGGGATTTCTTTGTATAAGGCTGAAAAATGAATCTATTAGCTATGTAAATGTATCATGCTCCATGCATTGACCTCAGACTCCTCCTGGGTATCCAGCTAGGTTCTGTGTATCATGGTCACTGAATGGGGTGGGCACGCAGACGGGGAGCCCTGATCATCTTGAGACCCAAGAGGACTGGCTTGCTTCACCTACCCTGTGCTAGGGACCTTTTCTCTTTGAAACTCAAAATGAGAGCTATCAGAGGCTCTCTTATTAGGAACcttacaagaaaattttaaaatgatcatcCAGgattctgtaaaataaactattaGTAAACTGTGACCTTCAAAATGATTTGCAATGAaccaagtattttaaaaattcagcatattttagaaaaggtatgtattttttcccccaggaaAGCTAACTGTCTGACACGGCAGAAATAGTAAGAATTTTCTCCCCattaaatcttttctgcatttcaTCATCTCTTGTTTGAGAGCTAACCTTTGTCTGGTTTCTCTCGTGTCCTTTTTTGGGAGCCTTTATATTcacattcaaaaatataaatgaatgctGTAGATCCATAAAGGTATAGTCAAGCAAATATGGAATATCGTTCTCATTAAATCGTGATTTGTTTATATTAAAGTGGAACACAAAAACATATTTTCTACGTTGTGTAATTAAAATTGCCGAGAATTATGTCCTGCTTTAccattctcatttcttattcATGTAGAACAGCAGGAGAGCAGCACCATGTTGCCAATAGCACAGTATTTCCTGGTTGTCTCTGGGCTGTCCGCACTGCATCTGTGTCAGCCACTTAACCCATGCATGATGGCGAGGTCTGCATGAGCCCAAAGCATGTAGCTAAAAGCGAGCCACTACTGTCGTATCATTCATTTCCTATcactaaatgaagaaattagcaTAATGCTAAATTGGTGTAAATGAGACCATGTGAAGGAAAGAATGTTAATTAGCAAggatcaatattttattaatgtttcatAAATCACTCCAGAGTAGACaggtaatcaaaaaaaaaaaaaaaaaagaggagcaaataaaagtgaaaatcgCTTTTCTTGAAAGAAACTTTCCATACTTTAGGATAATAGGGTTTTAGATGctggctggaagggacctttgaggccATCTCATGCAAACTTCAAAGTTTTACAAATCAAGAAACTAAGGTCCAATGTAGAAATGACTGGCtcaaggtcacaaaaagttggtgGCAGAGTGGATGGTGAATAAGTACTGGATATgggatcaagaagacctgggtttgaatgctGTCTCTTAAACTTAAACTTAGTACATTGAGTTTAGTCATACTTagtaagctgtgtgatcctaggagTATCACTTAGTCTCTAACCCTTCAGGTTgcccatttataaaataaaagtttctggACTTGGCAGCCTCCCTAGTTTCTTCCAAATCGAAATTGATGTCTTTATGACCTGGATttctattgaaaataataaagttggatgattatttttaaaattattaaaaatgaatgattaataTAGTGGAAAATGTAAGAGCTAAATAATACATAtgcattaaattattataattgctcagaagaaaaatcagcatattaattcttttctattttagatGATATTTGAAAGCTGCtccttttgcaaaattttttataCCAACATGggtgaaaatatttgaaaataaagggaaaaaggcTCAGAGCACATTTTTATTTATGCAATAAGATAAAGATGTcagacttatccaaggtcatgtATGAATtcaaactgatttaaaaaaaaactaaggtaAATATACCAATGTTTTAAATGGTAATAGTTCTTATAGACTTCATCattatgaaagagagagagagagaaaggggggagagagagagaggaaaagagggggagagagggaaggatgggaaaaagggaagaagtggAAAAAGGATGAAATTTACTAAATTAATAATCAGTCTGGGAATACATATTAACTTCATTCAAGCTTTGTATAGTCAGccaaattaatttcaaataaaactgaaatttgaaCGTACAGATGTTTTAAATAGTAATAGTTCCTATAGGCATCAtcagtgtttatttttttttcaaggagagATGAAATTTACCAAATTAATAGCCTGAGAATATCAGTAAAAGTACCACTTATAAATATTTAGTTTCTTCATTCAGGATTTCTAATGAACccaaattaattcaaaatatttaaaactacaGATGCTTTAAATGGTAATAGTCCCCACAGACATCATCAATATTAACCAAAAaggggaatgtgtgtgtgtatgtgtgtgtgtgtgtgtgtgtgtgtgtgtgtgtgtgaattgtgCTAAATTAATAATCAGTCTGGTAATGTCCATAAAAGAAACAAGTTATATTTAGCTtatcacttaacacttctagtGGGATGCCTAGCTGGATTCAAAGAGCTCATTGtgtaaaagaagagataagataGCTATCTCAATACCAGGCAGTATGTGAGGAGAAATCAATTCTAGCTATGGTAGTTAAGGAGGGTTTCATGGTGTCTTTTGATCTGGGCCTTGAATgataaatcacagatttagattaATCAGAGAtcaaacttcattttacaaagaaggaaactgagatcaataGAAATGAATTGATTTGCCTCaaaacaaacatacacatacacacacagaggacATAGTGCACAAGGATTCAGAACTTAGTCCTTTGACTTCCAGTGTAATAATTTTCTTACCATACCATTCTTCCTTCCTAAAGGGTGGAATTttcacaggcaaaaaaaaaaaaaaaaaaaaaaaaaaaaagaaggtaagggAGCCAAGGGCATTCTAGAAGAAATCCCAATGAACAATTGGTATCTAAATAGTGAAAAGTcacattccttccctttctttcccaggATAATGCCATCCTAGCTTGATTAACTGCTGTTTACCTACTATAAAATTAGTACCCTGCTTTGTCCTTAATCTCATTGCCAAATGACCATCTTGTCTTTCAGGCAACAGTTGCAGCTTTTGCAGCTAGTGAAGGTCATTCCCATCCTCGAGTAGTGGAACTACCCAAGACTGATGAGGGCCTTGGCTTTAATGTGATGGGAGGAAAGGAGCAAAACTCCCCCATTTATATCTCTCGCATCATTCCCGGAGGGGTAGCCGAAAGACATGGAGGCCTCAAAAGGGGAGACCAGCTGCTGTCAGTGAATGGAGTGGTATGTTCTTATGATAACCCTGGATTTTCTCTGagcatttccctcccttcctccctcaaatCTCCCATGGAATTATTATAGAAATCTCTGAAATCCTAGTATATCCTGTTGACTATAGCTAGAACTCTTGGCATAGACAACAATTTCGTGTGAAATAAGTGAGGATAGTAAACGTTTAACAATAATTTTATGGTTCACGTCTCCCTTCAATTCTCATTCAAATGCATTAAAACTTGAGTGAGAAAGTGTTCATGTATGTGGAATTCCTATTTTTTACTCTCTGCTTGGTAAACCTGAGTTTGGTAaatggtagaattttttttttaatagagcacATGTCCAAGTACTATAGACTAGGGATACTTAGAAGtctttggcagtttggtaaaACATAGATTCTactcagaatgatattttatttgaataataaaGGGAATCCTAAATTATAGTTaaaagtcagtgaaaatgctGGGTATATTTTTTTCCACACCTAAGTTCACAGATtgtctgaaatctatccatagatcATTTGGGGGAGACAATTAAGAATCCCTAATTAAGAACTATTGCTcaagaccagggcttcttaaacttcaCTCATGACTTCTTTtgacccaagaaatttttacactaCCCCagaaatataggtatataaaatgggtacaaatcaaacatttattgatagtaaataataaatttattttaaaataattcgttgataaagatatgattttaccatttatgaaagaagaaagcaaatttaCATATTAATGAGAtatatgtgcttatttatttttacaatatttagcatatttgataccttttattacTGCCAAGTTTTTCTTGAGCCCCACAATCAGTTACATGAACTCCTTATGGGGTCATGGCCCACAggttaagaagctttgatctagacaaatatacatgttttattaaagagatcatttaaaataataaaataaaagttatttatgtCTATATTAAAAAGCAAGAAACTGGCCTTTGTGTCCTGAAGGCCCAATATACATAGAAATGGCAAATATGtcaagaattgtttttttatgactttttatttttccaaatatattcaaagatagttttctgtattcacctttgcaaaaccttgtattgcaaatgtttctccctctcttctctccacccccttccaCAGACAGGGTAAATATAGGctaaacatatttttgtattcatcatgctgcataagaaaaatccaatcaaaaaatgaaataaacatgagaaaaaacccaactaacaaacaacaacaacaaaagtgaaaatactatgctttgatccacattcattctctatagttttctctctggttgcagatggctctttccttcacaagtttattggaattgccttaaatcaattgttgaaaagagacaagtccatcagttgatcatcacataattttgtcactgctatgtacaatattcttttagttctattcacttcacttagcatcaattcatgtgagtctttcccaggcttttctgaaatcagcctgctcatcatttcttaaagaacaataatattccttaacatgcacataccataacttatttagccattccccagttaatggtcATCCActtaaattgtattttgttgctactacaaaaaggtctgctaaaatgttttgcacatattgtttcttttccctttttaatggcCTTTTTGAGACCTAGTAGATACACTGCTAGAtaaaaggttatgcacagtttgatagcattTTGGTCATAGTCCCTAATTGTTcctcagaatggttgaatcattcacaactctaccaacaatgtattggtgctctagttttcccacatatcCTCCAATATTTTTCACCATCTTTCCTGaaatcttaaccaatctgagagttgtgaaataatacttcagagttatcttaatttgcatttctctaatcaatagggatttagagcattttttcattgactgaaataactttaatttcattaCCTGAAAATTGtgagttcatatcctttgaccatttatcaactggggaatggctttgtattcttttaaatttgagccatgactctatatattttagaaattaggcctttatcaaaaatactggaTATAAAAATggttcccagatttctgcttcacttctaatcttggctgtattggttttgtttgtataaaatcttattaatttaatgtaattaaaattgtccattttgcactttataatgttctctagtttttctttggccataaattccttccttctccacagatggAAGAGGTAAACTATcgtttgttctcctaatttgcttatggtatcatcctttatgtctaaatcatgaacctattttgaccttagcATGGTATAAAGGTGTTAGGTGTtagtcaatgcttagtttctgccatactatttttcagttttcccagcaatttttatcaaatagtgagttcttatcccagaagctggagtctttgagtttaccaaacactagattactatagtcattgactattgtgtcttgtgaacccaaATTATTATTCCAAGAAGTTATTCTTTAGTTAGATTACAGTACTTAATTCTTCACCAAGGTTCTCTCCTTATACTTCACCATTTATAGGGAAACTTGGGTTCCTACAGGTTATATCAGTAGAACACAAGCTCTGGCATGAttttgagtttgtattttggtTGGGAGAGCAATATTTCCCAAATTCAAAGAGGCTTATTTCCAGATGGCTGATCACCAGGTGGTTAATTTTTCTAAACTCACACATGAGATTGCTTAATAAGGCTTGAAAGGTATAGAATGCCAGTGAAAGGGGGGATCTATATTGGTAAAATCATGGGTTTGTTGATATTTAcgttaaaaaaataacaatcccATTTAATACTGATTTCCCCCCAACCCTGAAAATGATTCTAAAGAGAAACTATGCTAAGTTATGTGAAAGTTTCAGCTACTTTTCAATATACATACAGGTaacatgtatttaaatttttttcaaataaaatcatttattttcttctttagctttcCTTCATCACTCTGCccttaaaaaagagagaggaaaaaaaacctttgtaacaaTAATATACCAAAATGTCATTTAAAGCTGTGAGGTAAAAACTCAGAAGCTAAGCTTCTATGCTTGTACCAATGTATACTCCATGGCTCCTAAAATTAgcagataattataataattttttctcaaaatCACAAATGCCAACTATAAATCTTCTGACAAAGATGTGCAGAAAAGGAGGCTCAGATTTGCTACTTACCTTGATCATCCACTCTTGGTTGTCTTGCTTAATAAACTTGAGATTTCAAtaacaaagaatgggaaaaattatcCAGTTAATAT comes from Sarcophilus harrisii chromosome 5, mSarHar1.11, whole genome shotgun sequence and encodes:
- the LIN7A gene encoding protein lin-7 homolog A isoform X3, translated to MHETITVNGCPEFRARATAKATVAAFAASEGHSHPRVVELPKTDEGLGFNVMGGKEQNSPIYISRIIPGGVAERHGGLKRGDQLLSVNGVSVEGEHHEKAVELLKAAKESVKLVVRYTPKVLEEMEARFEKLRTARRRQQQQLLIQQQQQQQQQQQTQQNHMS